Proteins encoded in a region of the Sphingopyxis sp. OAS728 genome:
- the dnaE gene encoding DNA polymerase III subunit alpha, whose protein sequence is MAYSPFVPLRVFSSFTMLEGAIEPKAIAKAARERGFPAIAVADRNGLYGVMAFGDACKAAGVQPIVGALLSVARPGQRLANGAPQIDWLALYAQDDTGYDNLCALVSAAHLGRPVEQDPHVTLSDIAGKTDGLICLTGGGEGALARLLAGEQKTAADDYVEQLEALFGGRLYIELSRRGDEVEIAAEAALIDLAYARALPIVATNPANFVEPQFHPAHDAMLCIAQSAYVESEDRRVSSPEAWLKPAEAMEDAFSDLPEAIHNTLVIAQRCAFMAPKRKPILPSLAGDREGEAAQLKADAHAGLTARLTHYPEITDEEREAYVTRLDFEVDVITQMGFPGYFLIVADFIKWAKAHDIPVGPGRGSGAGSVVAWALTITDLDPLKLGLLFERFLNPERVSMPDFDIDFCETRRGEVIRYVQEKYGRDTVAQIITFGKLKARAVLKDTGRVLQMSYGQVDRLAKLVPNHPTDPWTLERALNGVAELMTEYKQDDGVRRLFDMARQLEGLPRHSSTHAAGVVIGDRPLDQLVPLYRDPRSDMPVTQFDMKYVETAGLVKFDFLGLKTLSVLKEAKRLLALRGVDVDLDALAWDDTAVYELLQRGETVGVFQLESEGMRRTLSAVKPTNFGDIIALVALYRPGPMDNIPLFGARKNGRESIAYPHPLLEGILAETYGIFVYQEQVMQAAQILAGYSLGGADLLRRAMGKKVQAEMDAQRETFVKGCGEHNQIAPKAANELFDLIDKFAGYGFNKSHAAAYALLSYQTAWLKAHYPHEFFAASMSFDSHQTDKLSIFIDDMRRLDVGIAPPSVNDSEADFSVGRGDDGLTVRYALGALKGVGEKAMEALVAERAKGDFASLDDFASRIDPKLLNRRQIEALAGAGAFDPIEPDRPRAFAGAESLLACANSSAHERSTGQGGLFGGDIAIAPALQLPAAEPWTLAERMTREKDAFGFYFSSHPVEQYEAIISARGARSYGDICANVEMTPGTRIPMVMAGMVESARPRVSQRGNRFLNLTLSDRSGQFQSSCFDEIASKTLEALAADGGCAILSVELDLLEGEETPRVTVRGAQSLVDIAATAALQLTCRVELPDAIPEIASFLQKRDDARGKVVIATRDPLTDEDIHVELGRGFALGPDTVSRLEMVAGVSEAALSLVAQRDFRVR, encoded by the coding sequence ATGGCCTACAGCCCCTTCGTTCCCCTGCGCGTCTTTTCCAGCTTCACCATGCTGGAGGGGGCGATCGAGCCCAAGGCGATTGCGAAAGCCGCGCGCGAGCGCGGGTTTCCGGCGATTGCTGTAGCCGATCGTAACGGCCTTTATGGCGTCATGGCCTTCGGCGACGCGTGCAAGGCGGCGGGCGTGCAACCGATCGTCGGCGCGCTGCTGAGCGTTGCGCGGCCCGGACAGCGGCTGGCGAACGGCGCGCCGCAGATCGACTGGCTCGCGCTCTATGCGCAGGACGATACGGGCTATGACAATCTCTGCGCGCTCGTGTCGGCGGCGCATCTCGGGCGCCCGGTCGAGCAGGACCCGCATGTCACGCTCTCCGATATCGCCGGCAAGACCGACGGCCTGATCTGCCTGACCGGCGGCGGCGAGGGCGCGCTGGCGCGGCTGCTGGCGGGCGAGCAGAAGACCGCGGCCGACGACTATGTCGAGCAATTGGAGGCGCTGTTCGGCGGGCGGCTCTATATCGAATTGTCGCGGCGCGGCGACGAGGTCGAAATCGCGGCCGAAGCAGCGCTGATCGATCTCGCTTACGCGCGCGCGCTGCCGATCGTCGCGACCAACCCGGCGAATTTCGTCGAGCCGCAATTCCACCCCGCGCATGACGCGATGCTGTGCATCGCGCAATCGGCCTATGTCGAGAGCGAGGACCGGCGCGTGTCGAGCCCCGAGGCCTGGCTAAAGCCCGCCGAGGCGATGGAGGATGCGTTCAGCGACCTGCCCGAGGCGATCCACAACACGCTCGTCATCGCGCAGCGCTGCGCGTTTATGGCGCCGAAGCGCAAGCCGATCCTGCCCAGCCTTGCCGGCGACCGCGAGGGCGAGGCGGCGCAGCTCAAGGCCGACGCGCATGCCGGGCTGACGGCGCGCCTGACACATTATCCCGAGATCACGGACGAAGAGCGCGAAGCCTATGTCACGCGGCTCGACTTCGAGGTCGACGTCATCACGCAGATGGGTTTCCCCGGCTATTTCCTGATCGTTGCCGACTTCATCAAATGGGCGAAGGCGCATGACATTCCGGTCGGACCGGGGCGCGGTTCGGGCGCGGGCAGCGTCGTCGCCTGGGCGCTGACGATCACCGACCTCGATCCGCTGAAGCTCGGCCTGCTGTTCGAACGCTTCCTCAACCCCGAACGCGTATCGATGCCCGACTTCGACATCGACTTCTGCGAAACGCGGCGCGGCGAAGTGATCCGCTATGTGCAGGAGAAATACGGCCGCGATACCGTTGCGCAGATCATCACCTTCGGTAAGCTGAAGGCGCGCGCGGTTCTGAAGGACACGGGCCGCGTGCTCCAGATGAGCTATGGGCAGGTCGACCGGCTCGCGAAGCTGGTGCCGAACCATCCGACCGATCCGTGGACGCTCGAACGTGCGCTCAACGGCGTTGCCGAGTTGATGACCGAATATAAGCAGGACGACGGGGTGCGCCGCCTGTTCGACATGGCGCGTCAACTCGAAGGCCTGCCGCGGCACAGCTCGACGCACGCGGCGGGGGTGGTGATCGGCGACCGTCCGCTCGACCAGCTCGTGCCGCTCTATCGCGATCCGCGTTCGGACATGCCGGTGACGCAGTTCGACATGAAATATGTCGAAACCGCGGGTCTGGTGAAATTCGACTTCCTCGGGCTGAAGACGCTGTCGGTTCTGAAGGAAGCAAAGCGGCTGCTGGCGCTGCGCGGAGTCGATGTCGATCTCGACGCGCTCGCGTGGGACGATACGGCCGTTTACGAATTGCTTCAGCGCGGCGAGACTGTCGGGGTGTTCCAGCTGGAATCCGAAGGGATGCGGCGCACGCTGTCGGCGGTGAAGCCGACCAATTTCGGCGACATTATCGCGCTCGTCGCGCTCTATCGACCGGGGCCGATGGACAATATCCCGCTGTTCGGCGCGCGCAAGAACGGCCGCGAGTCGATCGCCTATCCGCACCCGCTGCTCGAAGGCATCCTCGCCGAAACCTACGGCATCTTCGTCTATCAGGAACAGGTGATGCAGGCGGCGCAGATCCTGGCGGGCTACAGCCTTGGCGGCGCCGACCTTTTGCGCCGCGCGATGGGCAAGAAAGTCCAGGCGGAGATGGACGCGCAGCGCGAGACCTTTGTGAAGGGCTGCGGCGAGCATAACCAAATCGCGCCGAAGGCGGCGAACGAGCTGTTCGACTTGATCGACAAGTTTGCGGGCTATGGCTTCAACAAGAGCCACGCCGCCGCCTACGCCTTGCTGTCGTACCAGACGGCGTGGCTGAAGGCGCATTATCCGCACGAATTTTTCGCGGCGTCGATGTCATTCGACAGCCACCAGACCGACAAATTGTCAATCTTCATCGACGATATGCGCCGCCTCGACGTCGGCATTGCGCCGCCGTCGGTCAACGACAGCGAGGCCGATTTCTCGGTCGGGCGCGGCGATGACGGGCTGACGGTGCGTTACGCGCTTGGCGCGCTCAAGGGCGTGGGCGAGAAGGCGATGGAGGCGCTCGTCGCCGAACGCGCCAAGGGCGATTTCGCCTCGCTCGACGATTTCGCGAGCCGCATCGATCCCAAGCTGCTCAACCGGCGCCAGATCGAGGCGCTGGCGGGCGCGGGGGCCTTCGATCCGATTGAACCCGACCGTCCGCGCGCCTTTGCCGGTGCCGAAAGCCTGCTCGCGTGCGCCAACAGCTCGGCGCACGAACGGTCGACGGGGCAGGGCGGCCTGTTCGGCGGCGACATCGCCATCGCACCGGCGTTGCAGCTGCCCGCGGCGGAACCGTGGACGCTCGCCGAACGGATGACGCGTGAGAAGGACGCCTTCGGCTTCTATTTCTCGTCGCATCCGGTCGAGCAATATGAGGCGATCATCTCGGCGCGCGGGGCGCGCTCCTATGGCGATATCTGCGCCAATGTCGAAATGACGCCGGGAACGCGCATTCCGATGGTGATGGCGGGCATGGTCGAAAGCGCGCGGCCGAGGGTGTCGCAGCGCGGCAATCGCTTCCTCAACCTGACGCTGTCGGATCGCAGCGGGCAGTTCCAGTCGAGCTGTTTCGACGAGATCGCGAGCAAGACGCTCGAAGCGCTGGCAGCCGATGGCGGCTGCGCGATTCTGTCGGTCGAACTCGACCTGCTCGAGGGCGAGGAAACGCCGCGCGTGACGGTGCGCGGCGCCCAATCGCTCGTGGACATCGCCGCGACGGCCGCGCTGCAGCTGACTTGCCGGGTCGAGTTGCCCGACGCGATCCCCGAAATCGCGAGCTTCCTGCAAAAGCGCGACGATGCACGCGGGAAGGTTGTCATCGCGACCCGCGACCCGCTGACCGACGAGGATATTCATGTCGAACTGGGGCGCGGTTTCGCGCTAGGGCCCGACACCGTCTCGCGCCTCGAAATGGTCGCGGGGGTGAGCGAAGCGGCGCTTTCGCTCGTCGCGCAACGCGATTTCCGGGTGCGCTAG
- a CDS encoding glutathione peroxidase produces the protein MALYDLSAKLPGGGTQSLADYKGKVLLIVNTASKCGFTPQYEGLEELYRDYKDRGFEILAFPCNQFGAQEPGDAEEIKNFCSLTYDVSFPLMAKIDVNGDEADPIFKHLKKEKSGLLGSGIKWNFTKFLVDRTGKTVSRHAPTTKPEQLRKEIEELLG, from the coding sequence ATGGCGCTTTATGATCTTTCGGCGAAGCTGCCCGGCGGCGGAACGCAGTCGCTGGCCGACTATAAGGGCAAGGTGCTGCTGATCGTCAACACGGCCTCCAAATGCGGCTTCACCCCGCAATATGAGGGGCTGGAGGAGCTGTACCGCGACTATAAGGATCGGGGGTTCGAGATACTGGCATTCCCGTGCAACCAGTTCGGCGCACAGGAGCCGGGCGATGCAGAGGAAATCAAGAATTTCTGCTCGCTGACCTATGATGTCAGCTTTCCGCTGATGGCAAAGATCGACGTCAACGGCGATGAGGCCGACCCGATTTTCAAACATCTGAAGAAGGAAAAGAGCGGACTGCTCGGTAGCGGCATCAAATGGAATTTCACCAAATTCCTCGTCGATCGGACCGGCAAGACGGTGTCGCGCCACGCGCCGACGACGAAGCCCGAGCAACTACGCAAAGAGATTGAGGAACTGCTGGGTTAA
- a CDS encoding ABC transporter ATP-binding protein, translated as MNDVALELIDLKRSFTQGEVRIDVLRGVSASLRRGEIVALLGPSGSGKSTMLQAVGLLEGGFGGTIRIDGEDVTRFEQGERTKTRREKIGFVYQFHHLLPDFNAIENVVLPQLIRGATQAEAEERAADLLGRLGLGERLHHKPSKLSGGEQQRVAVARALANRPLLVLADEPTGNLDEATADRVFDQFVKLVRDHGSAALVATHNERLAAKMDRVLRLHEGHIEA; from the coding sequence ATGAATGATGTCGCGCTGGAACTGATCGATCTGAAGCGCAGCTTCACGCAGGGTGAGGTGAGGATCGACGTGCTGCGCGGCGTCAGCGCCAGCCTTCGCCGCGGCGAGATCGTGGCGCTGCTCGGCCCTTCCGGATCGGGCAAGTCGACCATGCTGCAGGCGGTGGGCCTGCTCGAGGGCGGCTTTGGGGGCACGATCCGCATCGACGGCGAGGATGTCACGCGCTTCGAACAGGGCGAGCGGACCAAGACGCGGCGCGAGAAGATCGGCTTCGTCTATCAGTTTCATCACCTGCTCCCCGATTTCAACGCGATCGAGAATGTCGTGCTCCCGCAACTGATCCGCGGCGCGACGCAGGCCGAAGCGGAGGAGCGCGCCGCCGACCTGCTCGGGCGGCTGGGGCTGGGCGAGCGGCTGCATCACAAGCCGAGCAAGCTGTCGGGCGGCGAGCAGCAACGCGTCGCGGTAGCGCGCGCGCTCGCGAACCGGCCCCTGCTCGTGCTCGCCGACGAGCCGACGGGGAATCTCGACGAGGCAACCGCAGACCGGGTGTTCGACCAGTTCGTCAAACTGGTGCGCGATCATGGCTCGGCGGCGCTGGTGGCGACGCACAACGAGCGCCTCGCTGCCAAGATGGACCGCGTGCTCCGCTTGCACGAGGGGCACATCGAGGCGTAG
- a CDS encoding lipoprotein-releasing ABC transporter permease subunit — translation MILRPYERTIFKRYLLPQRGEGFIFVAAAFSFTAVMLGVAALVIVMSVMNGVRSDLFDKIVGLNGHAVVQGFGGRIDDWQDVLKQAKATPGVVSATPLIEQPLLGTYSGRVEGILVRGMTVPDIRKNETLNGKVLQGSLNSLTPGSGNVAIGSELARNLGATVGSNLTIINPAGRSTPFGTVPREISYRVSAIFEIGVYDFDKAYVVMPMEDAQLLLLTGDQVQMIEVKTTDPDKVGEILQPLAEKVAAKAVVSDWRSMNASLFEALSIERVAMFVILSLIILVASFNIISSLIMLVRAKTRDMAILRTMGAPRDSVMRIFMAIGLSIGIAGTIAGMIVGFSLLYFRQGVLRGVEFITGQPLWDPSIRFLTELPSKPDPVEITVIVIMVIVFSFLATLYPAFKAANTDPVQVLRYE, via the coding sequence ATGATCCTGCGTCCGTACGAACGCACCATCTTCAAACGCTATTTGCTCCCGCAGCGCGGCGAAGGGTTTATCTTCGTCGCCGCAGCGTTCAGCTTTACGGCGGTCATGCTCGGCGTCGCAGCGCTGGTGATCGTGATGAGCGTGATGAACGGTGTGCGTTCCGACTTGTTCGACAAGATCGTCGGCTTGAACGGCCATGCGGTGGTGCAGGGCTTTGGCGGGCGGATCGATGACTGGCAGGATGTCCTGAAACAGGCGAAAGCGACCCCCGGCGTCGTGTCGGCGACACCGCTGATCGAGCAGCCCTTGCTCGGCACCTATAGCGGACGCGTCGAGGGGATTTTGGTACGCGGCATGACTGTGCCCGACATCCGCAAGAACGAGACGCTGAACGGCAAGGTTCTTCAGGGTAGCCTCAATTCATTGACCCCGGGATCGGGCAATGTCGCGATCGGCAGCGAACTCGCCCGAAATTTGGGCGCCACGGTGGGATCGAACCTGACGATCATTAACCCCGCGGGGCGCTCGACCCCCTTCGGCACGGTACCGCGCGAGATCAGTTACCGCGTGTCGGCGATTTTCGAGATCGGCGTCTATGATTTCGACAAGGCCTATGTCGTGATGCCGATGGAAGATGCGCAGTTGCTGCTGCTCACCGGGGACCAGGTGCAGATGATCGAGGTCAAGACGACCGACCCCGACAAGGTCGGCGAGATATTGCAGCCGCTGGCCGAAAAGGTGGCGGCAAAGGCGGTGGTGTCCGACTGGCGATCGATGAACGCGAGCCTGTTCGAGGCGCTGTCGATCGAGCGTGTCGCGATGTTCGTGATCCTGTCGCTGATCATCCTTGTCGCATCGTTCAACATCATATCGTCGCTGATCATGCTGGTGCGCGCGAAGACGCGCGACATGGCGATTTTGCGCACGATGGGCGCGCCGCGCGATTCCGTGATGCGTATCTTCATGGCAATCGGGCTTTCGATCGGCATTGCCGGGACGATCGCCGGCATGATCGTCGGGTTCAGCCTGCTTTATTTCCGCCAAGGCGTGTTGCGCGGGGTCGAGTTCATTACCGGCCAGCCGTTATGGGACCCGTCGATCCGCTTCCTCACCGAATTGCCGTCAAAGCCCGATCCGGTCGAAATCACCGTGATCGTGATCATGGTGATCGTCTTCAGCTTCCTTGCGACGCTCTATCCGGCGTTCAAGGCGGCTAATACCGACCCTGTGCAGGTGCTGCGTTATGAATGA
- a CDS encoding Crp/Fnr family transcriptional regulator gives MDHARLAELQGPDSIFSGLSVEDWAEIARRAVQVNFVKGKELLVQGDPGDMMLILTEGTARVSMLTSGGREIVLAYAEPGAVLGEIALLDGGERTASVTATSAGSALQLGRNALKDFAASHPEFAWSLMQQLARRLRTADQTIESDRAYASGPRLARYLKRLIRKDVEASQRVELSQTELGNFAGMSREHINRQLKSWEESGVISLEQGRVRVLDADMLEDISESEG, from the coding sequence ATGGATCACGCGAGACTCGCCGAGTTGCAGGGCCCCGACAGCATCTTTTCCGGGCTTTCGGTCGAAGATTGGGCCGAAATCGCGCGCCGCGCGGTGCAGGTCAATTTCGTCAAGGGCAAGGAATTGCTCGTCCAGGGCGACCCGGGCGACATGATGCTGATCCTGACCGAGGGCACCGCGCGCGTGTCGATGCTAACCTCGGGCGGGCGCGAAATCGTGCTCGCCTATGCCGAACCCGGTGCGGTGCTCGGCGAGATCGCGCTGCTCGACGGCGGCGAACGCACGGCGTCGGTGACCGCGACGAGTGCCGGCAGCGCGCTCCAGCTCGGCCGCAATGCGCTCAAGGATTTTGCCGCGAGCCATCCCGAATTCGCCTGGTCGCTGATGCAGCAGCTCGCTCGGCGACTGCGCACCGCCGACCAGACGATCGAAAGTGACCGCGCTTATGCGTCGGGTCCGCGGCTTGCGCGCTACCTCAAGCGGCTGATCCGCAAGGATGTCGAGGCATCGCAGCGCGTCGAGCTCAGCCAGACCGAACTCGGCAACTTTGCCGGCATGAGCCGCGAGCATATCAATCGCCAGCTCAAGAGTTGGGAGGAATCGGGTGTGATTTCGCTCGAACAGGGGCGCGTGCGCGTGCTTGATGCCGATATGCTCGAAGATATCAGCGAGAGCGAAGGCTAG
- a CDS encoding CTP synthase produces the protein MARFIFITGGVVSSLGKGLMAASLAALLQARGYRVRIRKFDPYLNVDPGTMSPYQHGEVYVTDDGAETDLDLGHYERFTGVAARQSDNVTSGRIYQGIIAKERRGDYLGATVQVVPHVTDAIKEFARAEIDDLDFVLCEIGGTVGDIESLPFIEAIRQLKNEEGRENAISVHVTLVPYIAAAGELKTKPTQHSVRELASLGVQPDILLCRCEKPLPESERAKIALFCNVRKEAVIPALDADSIYSVPVQYHGEGLDSEVLRAFGIHDAPAPDLSRWYDIMDRKQHPEGEVTIGVVGKYVSLPDAYKSLNEALVHGGMAHRVKVNIRWLDAEMFERDEDLAANLEPMHGILVPGGFGERGSEGKISSVRFARERNVPFFGICLGMQMACIEGARNTSGIADASSTEFGPTDEPVVGMITEWMSAEGLQKRGADTDMGGTMRLGAYEAKLSPNSHVASVYGANDISERHRHRYEVNNAYRERLEKGGLVFSGMSPDGMLPEIVERPDHPWFIGVQFHPELKSKPFDPHPLFAGFIEAAVKQSRLV, from the coding sequence ATGGCGCGGTTCATTTTTATCACCGGCGGCGTGGTCTCCTCGCTTGGCAAAGGTTTGATGGCGGCTAGCCTCGCTGCCTTGTTGCAGGCGCGTGGCTATCGTGTCCGTATCCGGAAGTTCGATCCCTATCTGAATGTCGATCCGGGCACGATGTCGCCCTATCAGCATGGTGAGGTCTATGTGACCGACGACGGGGCCGAGACCGACCTCGACCTTGGTCATTATGAACGTTTTACCGGCGTTGCGGCGCGGCAGAGCGACAATGTCACCTCGGGCCGCATCTATCAGGGCATCATCGCCAAGGAACGCCGCGGCGACTATCTGGGCGCGACAGTGCAGGTCGTCCCGCACGTCACCGACGCGATCAAGGAATTCGCGCGGGCCGAGATCGACGACCTCGATTTCGTGCTGTGCGAGATCGGCGGCACCGTCGGCGATATCGAATCGCTGCCGTTCATCGAGGCGATCCGGCAGCTCAAAAATGAAGAGGGACGCGAAAACGCGATCTCGGTCCACGTCACGCTGGTGCCTTACATCGCCGCCGCGGGCGAACTGAAGACCAAGCCGACGCAGCACAGCGTGCGCGAACTCGCGTCGCTCGGCGTCCAGCCCGACATCCTGCTCTGCCGCTGCGAAAAGCCGTTGCCCGAGAGCGAGCGCGCCAAGATCGCGCTCTTCTGCAACGTCCGCAAGGAAGCGGTGATCCCTGCGCTCGACGCCGACAGCATCTATTCGGTCCCCGTCCAATATCATGGCGAAGGTCTCGACAGCGAAGTGCTGCGCGCGTTCGGCATCCATGACGCGCCCGCGCCCGACCTGTCGCGCTGGTACGACATCATGGACCGCAAGCAGCATCCGGAGGGCGAAGTCACGATTGGCGTCGTCGGTAAATATGTGTCGCTGCCCGACGCCTATAAATCGCTCAACGAAGCGCTGGTCCACGGCGGCATGGCGCACCGGGTTAAAGTCAACATCCGCTGGCTCGACGCCGAAATGTTCGAACGCGACGAGGATCTGGCCGCCAATCTCGAGCCGATGCACGGCATTCTGGTGCCCGGCGGTTTTGGCGAGCGCGGGTCCGAGGGCAAGATTTCGAGCGTGCGCTTTGCGCGCGAACGCAATGTGCCCTTCTTCGGCATCTGCCTCGGCATGCAGATGGCGTGCATCGAAGGGGCGCGGAACACGAGCGGCATCGCCGACGCGTCGAGCACCGAATTCGGCCCGACCGACGAGCCTGTCGTCGGCATGATCACCGAGTGGATGAGCGCCGAAGGCCTGCAAAAGCGCGGCGCCGACACCGATATGGGTGGCACGATGCGCCTCGGCGCCTATGAGGCGAAGCTGTCGCCGAACAGCCATGTCGCGAGCGTCTATGGCGCGAACGACATCAGCGAGCGTCATCGTCACCGTTACGAGGTCAATAACGCCTATCGCGAGCGGCTGGAGAAGGGCGGTCTGGTCTTTTCGGGCATGTCGCCCGACGGCATGTTGCCGGAAATCGTTGAGCGCCCCGACCATCCGTGGTTTATCGGGGTGCAGTTCCATCCGGAACTCAAGTCGAAGCCGTTCGACCCGCATCCCTTGTTCGCGGGGTTCATCGAAGCGGCGGTGAAGCAGAGCCGGCTAGTCTAG
- the secG gene encoding preprotein translocase subunit SecG, giving the protein MMSSLFTFILVLQALVAAAMIGVILMQKSEGGGLGVGGSPAGLLSARGAADFMTRATTILATAFVALSILLAAMASVGRSGSTIDTSLSKTAQPQTSGSSALTGPAQPAQGAPAGAAPAPASDDPLAAAAAAAATPEAAPAPAQAPPAKK; this is encoded by the coding sequence ATGATGTCCAGCCTCTTCACCTTCATTCTCGTCCTGCAGGCGCTCGTGGCCGCGGCGATGATCGGCGTCATTCTGATGCAGAAGTCCGAAGGTGGCGGCCTGGGCGTCGGCGGCAGCCCTGCGGGCCTGCTTTCGGCGCGCGGCGCAGCGGATTTCATGACCCGCGCGACGACGATCCTCGCGACGGCTTTTGTTGCGCTGTCGATCCTGCTTGCGGCAATGGCCTCGGTCGGCCGCAGCGGTTCGACGATCGACACCTCGCTGTCGAAGACCGCGCAGCCGCAGACGAGCGGTTCGTCGGCGCTGACCGGCCCGGCGCAGCCCGCACAGGGCGCACCGGCAGGCGCGGCGCCCGCTCCGGCGAGCGACGATCCGCTGGCAGCAGCAGCTGCCGCGGCGGCAACCCCGGAAGCCGCTCCGGCTCCCGCGCAGGCACCGCCCGCCAAGAAATAA